One part of the Bradyrhizobium sp. CB1650 genome encodes these proteins:
- a CDS encoding alkaline phosphatase D family protein: MTIKFSRRRFLSTSAGALGAIAMPHLSRAADRPAITHGVQSGDVTVDGGVVWARADRPSQMLVEVATTDSFKDARALPPIAALPESDFTAKMLLENLPAGQDIFYRVRFRDLSHTAIEGEPVVGRFRTAPSDRRDVSFVWGGDVAGQGWGINPDDGGMFTFSAMRKHRPDFLLHSGDTIYADGVIASEVKLADGKIWKNVTIPEKVKVAETLDEYRAAHKYNFTDDNVRAFNAEVPIFVQWDDHEVTNNWSLSKELPASYKERNISLLAARAARAFHEMYPMRESIVEPGRVYRQIAYGPHLDVFVLDERSYRGANGPNQETAYGPAAYFLGPDQMAWLKRGLLNSRATWKVIASDMPLSLIVPDTPKGGSEAFAQGDGPPRGRELEIADLLRFIKMAPVRNTVWLTADVHYAAAHYYDPNKAQFQDFEPFWEFVSGPLHAGTFGPNELDNTFGPDVRFVKAPGKGNQNLPPSAGMQFFGHVRIDGISGQMTVTLRDRADVALWSTTLNPTSA, from the coding sequence ATGACAATCAAATTCTCCCGGCGCCGTTTCCTCTCCACCAGCGCTGGTGCGCTTGGTGCGATCGCGATGCCGCATCTGTCGCGCGCGGCCGACCGGCCGGCAATCACCCATGGCGTGCAGTCCGGCGACGTCACGGTCGATGGCGGCGTGGTCTGGGCGCGTGCCGACCGCCCGTCGCAGATGCTGGTCGAGGTGGCGACGACGGACTCTTTCAAGGACGCTCGCGCGCTGCCGCCGATCGCGGCGCTGCCCGAAAGCGACTTCACCGCCAAGATGCTGCTGGAAAACCTCCCCGCCGGCCAGGATATCTTCTACCGCGTCCGCTTCCGCGATCTCTCGCACACCGCGATTGAAGGTGAACCGGTCGTCGGCCGCTTCCGCACCGCGCCCTCCGACCGCCGCGACGTCAGCTTCGTCTGGGGCGGCGACGTCGCCGGCCAGGGTTGGGGCATCAATCCCGATGACGGCGGCATGTTCACCTTCTCGGCCATGCGCAAGCATCGGCCGGATTTCCTGCTTCATTCGGGCGACACGATCTATGCCGACGGCGTGATCGCCTCCGAGGTGAAGCTTGCCGACGGCAAGATCTGGAAGAACGTCACGATCCCCGAGAAGGTCAAGGTCGCCGAGACGCTGGACGAGTACCGAGCCGCGCACAAATACAATTTCACCGACGACAACGTCCGCGCCTTCAATGCCGAGGTGCCGATCTTCGTGCAGTGGGACGATCACGAGGTGACCAACAACTGGTCGCTGTCGAAGGAGCTGCCGGCTTCCTACAAGGAGCGCAACATCTCGCTGCTTGCGGCCCGCGCCGCGCGGGCCTTCCACGAGATGTATCCGATGCGCGAGAGCATCGTGGAGCCGGGCCGGGTCTATCGCCAGATCGCTTACGGCCCGCATCTCGACGTGTTCGTGCTGGACGAGCGCAGTTATCGCGGTGCGAACGGTCCTAACCAGGAGACGGCGTACGGCCCTGCGGCTTATTTCCTCGGGCCGGACCAGATGGCGTGGCTCAAGCGCGGTCTTTTGAACTCGCGCGCGACCTGGAAGGTGATCGCTTCCGACATGCCGCTCAGCCTGATCGTGCCCGACACGCCGAAGGGCGGCTCCGAAGCCTTCGCGCAAGGCGACGGGCCGCCACGCGGCCGCGAGCTCGAGATCGCCGACCTCTTGCGCTTCATCAAGATGGCGCCGGTCAGGAACACGGTCTGGCTGACGGCGGACGTGCACTATGCCGCTGCGCATTACTACGATCCGAACAAGGCGCAATTCCAGGATTTCGAGCCGTTCTGGGAATTCGTATCGGGTCCGCTGCACGCCGGCACCTTCGGTCCGAACGAGCTCGACAATACATTCGGGCCGGATGTGCGCTTCGTCAAAGCGCCCGGAAAGGGCAATCAGAATCTGCCGCCGTCCGCCGGCATGCAGTTCTTCGGCCACGTCAGGATCGACGGCATCTCCGGCCAGATGACGGTGACGCTGCGCGACCGCGCCGACGTCGCGTTGTGGTCGACCACGCTGAACCCAACGTCCGCCTGA
- a CDS encoding 4a-hydroxytetrahydrobiopterin dehydratase: MAERLSVDARKQALSGIPGWAEVGGREAIEKTFVFKDFNEAFGFMTRAALVAEKMDHHPEWRNVYKTVEVVLSTHDAGGVTARDIDLAKAMNAIAKLTAT, encoded by the coding sequence ATGGCAGAGCGGCTGTCGGTAGATGCGCGCAAGCAGGCGTTGAGCGGGATACCCGGCTGGGCCGAGGTCGGGGGCCGCGAGGCGATCGAGAAAACCTTTGTCTTCAAGGATTTCAACGAGGCCTTCGGCTTCATGACGCGCGCGGCGCTGGTCGCCGAGAAGATGGATCACCATCCTGAATGGCGCAATGTCTACAAGACGGTCGAGGTCGTGCTGTCGACCCATGACGCCGGCGGCGTCACGGCGCGCGACATCGATCTTGCCAAAGCGATGAACGCGATCGCCAAGCTTACAGCTACCTGA
- a CDS encoding YkvA family protein: MSAEHSVGFEPADRLAEDRDGVRRRFWRKLKRVVARLPFAEDLLAAYYCAFDRQTPRHVQASLLGALAYFILPFDFVPDVMPMLGFTDDAAVLATAIRLVASHITNEHREAARAALRRGVSDADMEVESAS; encoded by the coding sequence ATGTCCGCCGAACACAGCGTCGGCTTCGAGCCGGCCGATCGGCTCGCGGAGGATCGCGACGGTGTGCGCCGCCGCTTCTGGCGCAAGTTGAAGCGTGTCGTCGCGCGACTGCCGTTCGCGGAGGATCTGCTCGCCGCCTATTACTGCGCCTTCGACAGGCAGACTCCGCGCCACGTGCAAGCGTCGCTGCTCGGCGCGCTCGCCTATTTCATCCTGCCGTTCGACTTCGTTCCCGACGTGATGCCGATGCTCGGCTTCACCGATGACGCCGCCGTGCTCGCCACCGCGATTCGCCTGGTCGCCAGCCACATCACGAACGAGCACCGCGAAGCCGCCCGCGCTGCGCTGAGGCGGGGCGTGAGTGATGCGGACATGGAAGTGGAATCCGCGTCGTAG
- a CDS encoding Crp/Fnr family transcriptional regulator, which yields MDARTGKVTEVDNRPANNLLRRLSPADYALLAPSIAFENAVANDLLYNPGDHVQVVHFPCGASLATFLVPNEDGRDVETILVGREGAVGGIVSDGFLPAYTRICVKFGGPFARIHVGKLEAAKLRSPSLRNIFARYADCLLAQIFQSTACNAIHSIEQRTAKWILAALERTGDENRVPLTHEQLATLLGVGRSYASRILQSFKAEGILDTRRGSILVRDRHGLRLRACLCNDAVKTHFEEVLRGVYPTGEADRGSA from the coding sequence ATGGATGCACGCACGGGCAAGGTGACTGAGGTCGATAATCGACCCGCCAACAATCTGCTCCGGCGCTTGAGCCCGGCGGACTATGCCCTGCTCGCACCGAGCATCGCGTTTGAGAACGCCGTGGCGAACGATCTGCTCTACAATCCCGGCGACCACGTCCAGGTGGTGCATTTCCCTTGCGGGGCGTCGCTCGCCACCTTCCTCGTTCCGAACGAGGACGGCCGCGATGTCGAGACCATTTTGGTCGGCCGCGAAGGCGCGGTGGGCGGCATCGTCAGCGATGGATTTCTGCCGGCCTATACCCGCATCTGCGTGAAATTCGGAGGGCCGTTTGCGCGCATCCATGTCGGCAAGCTGGAAGCGGCAAAGCTGCGTTCGCCATCGTTGCGCAACATCTTCGCCCGTTACGCCGATTGCCTGCTGGCACAAATCTTTCAGTCGACTGCGTGCAACGCCATCCACTCGATCGAGCAGCGCACGGCGAAGTGGATCCTCGCGGCGCTGGAACGGACGGGCGACGAGAACCGCGTGCCGTTGACGCATGAGCAGCTCGCGACACTGCTCGGCGTCGGTCGCAGCTATGCCAGCCGGATCCTCCAGTCGTTCAAGGCCGAAGGCATTCTCGACACGCGGCGCGGCTCGATCCTGGTCCGAGACCGCCACGGCCTGCGCCTGCGCGCCTGCCTGTGCAACGACGCGGTAAAGACCCATTTCGAGGAGGTGCTGCGGGGGGTGTATCCGACCGGGGAGGCGGACCGCGGCTCGGCCTGA
- a CDS encoding response regulator, which translates to MEPASPDGLAGIPADVLIVEDDPIIAIDFEDRLIGFGVKGVRTVASVAQALQAISERAPDFALLDVELVREKSFAIAERLIVLKIPFVFVTGHGAEASIPPQFSSQARLQKPCLTDALEAALQVGAAG; encoded by the coding sequence ATGGAACCCGCCTCCCCGGATGGCTTGGCCGGCATCCCTGCCGATGTGTTGATCGTCGAGGACGATCCGATCATCGCCATCGATTTCGAAGACCGTCTCATCGGGTTCGGTGTGAAGGGTGTGCGGACCGTGGCGTCGGTCGCGCAGGCGCTTCAGGCGATCTCGGAGCGCGCGCCCGATTTCGCATTGCTCGATGTCGAACTCGTCCGAGAGAAGAGCTTCGCCATCGCGGAGCGCCTGATCGTGCTGAAGATCCCGTTCGTCTTCGTCACCGGCCATGGCGCGGAGGCGAGCATTCCACCGCAATTTTCCAGCCAGGCGCGCCTGCAGAAGCCGTGTTTGACCGATGCGCTGGAGGCGGCGCTGCAGGTAGGCGCCGCTGGCTAG
- a CDS encoding TAXI family TRAP transporter solute-binding subunit: MKLSLKRLFGRSMTGGLDLAAAPTPPSPRSAARKTMLVSLALVLAIVGALAGGYYFAMRPVILKIAVGPANSDDIKVVQTLTQAFAQSKGYVRLRPIQTEGATASADALAAGKVDLAIVRGDLDVPKNAQAVATLRKNVVVLWAVAGKGKKKGAKITKVAQLAGHRVGVVGRTQANVNLLKVILQQYSVDPAKVEIVQFPANEAAEAIRAQKADVYLAAGPVNSKITADAIAASTKEGGTPTFLAIDSADAIAQNHPAYESAEIPAGTYGGSPDRPDEEVKTISFSHHIVARKGLSETTVAAFTRQLFAVRQQLVAEFPLAAKIETPDTDKDAVIPVHPGAAAFVDGEEKTFLDKYSDYIWWSLMALSAMGSLGAWFAGYLKKDERDGNSHLRERLLDMITAARKSETTEELDHMQAEADEILRDTLRCFDHGAIDQGPLTAFNIALEQFHAAVADRKALLLSMPQSLQRAGAQFRAAGNA; encoded by the coding sequence ATGAAACTGAGCCTGAAACGCCTGTTTGGAAGATCGATGACCGGGGGTCTGGACCTCGCCGCAGCGCCCACGCCGCCTTCGCCGCGATCCGCGGCGCGGAAGACAATGCTCGTGTCGCTGGCCTTGGTGCTCGCGATCGTCGGCGCGCTGGCCGGCGGCTACTACTTCGCAATGCGTCCTGTGATTCTGAAGATCGCGGTCGGCCCCGCCAACAGCGATGACATCAAGGTCGTACAGACGCTGACGCAGGCGTTCGCGCAGAGCAAGGGCTACGTGCGGCTGCGCCCGATCCAGACCGAAGGCGCGACTGCGAGCGCCGACGCGCTCGCCGCAGGCAAGGTGGACCTCGCCATCGTGCGCGGCGATCTCGACGTGCCGAAGAACGCACAAGCCGTCGCGACCCTGCGCAAGAACGTGGTGGTGCTGTGGGCCGTAGCCGGCAAGGGCAAGAAGAAGGGCGCCAAGATCACCAAGGTCGCGCAGCTTGCCGGCCATCGTGTCGGCGTCGTCGGGCGTACGCAGGCCAACGTCAACTTGCTCAAGGTCATCCTGCAGCAATACAGCGTCGATCCCGCCAAGGTCGAGATCGTGCAGTTCCCCGCCAATGAGGCCGCCGAGGCGATCCGGGCCCAGAAGGCGGATGTTTATCTCGCGGCCGGACCGGTCAACAGCAAGATCACGGCGGACGCGATTGCGGCGTCGACCAAGGAGGGGGGCACGCCGACCTTCCTCGCCATCGATTCCGCCGACGCAATCGCGCAGAACCACCCGGCCTATGAATCCGCTGAAATTCCCGCCGGCACTTACGGCGGCTCACCTGACCGCCCCGATGAAGAGGTGAAGACGATCAGCTTTTCTCATCACATCGTGGCGCGCAAGGGCCTGTCCGAGACGACCGTCGCGGCCTTCACCCGGCAGCTCTTCGCCGTGCGCCAGCAGCTTGTGGCGGAATTCCCGCTGGCCGCGAAGATCGAGACGCCCGACACCGACAAGGATGCCGTGATTCCCGTGCATCCAGGTGCCGCCGCTTTCGTCGACGGCGAGGAAAAGACCTTCCTCGACAAGTACAGCGACTACATTTGGTGGAGCCTGATGGCCCTCTCCGCCATGGGTTCGCTCGGCGCTTGGTTTGCAGGCTACCTGAAGAAGGACGAGCGCGACGGCAACAGCCATCTGCGCGAGCGGCTGCTCGACATGATCACCGCGGCACGGAAGAGCGAGACGACCGAAGAGCTCGACCACATGCAGGCCGAGGCCGACGAGATCCTGCGCGACACGCTGCGCTGCTTCGATCATGGTGCGATCGACCAAGGCCCGCTCACGGCGTTCAACATCGCCCTCGAGCAATTCCATGCGGCCGTCGCCGACCGCAAGGCGCTGCTGCTCAGCATGCCGCAAAGCCTGCAGCGCGCCGGGGCGCAATTCCGGGCCGCCGGCAACGCGTGA